The Thiogranum longum genome includes a region encoding these proteins:
- a CDS encoding alpha-ketoacid dehydrogenase subunit beta, translating to MAELMYWEAIRRAHDEEMERDPMVICMGEDIGVAGGTYKATKGLFEKYGPERVIDTPISENGYTGLGIGASFLGMRPIIEIMSVNFAWLAMDQLFNSAAKVRYMSGGQLTAPIVMRSAGGTAHQLGAQHSARMEKVFMGIAGLRVVTPSTPKQAYGLLKSAIRCNDPVYINEHELMYNMKGEVPDEEFFLPLEGSDVAREGRDVTLFGYNISVHWCLQAAETLSKQFGIEAEVIDLYALSPLDRAGIAASVRKTHRAIVVEEAEAPVGVGAEVMAIINEECFFELDAAPQRVSAVNVPIPYNHTLEKAAIPNPGDVVAAARKMLGR from the coding sequence ATGGCTGAACTAATGTACTGGGAAGCGATCCGTCGCGCCCACGATGAAGAAATGGAACGTGATCCCATGGTGATCTGCATGGGCGAGGACATCGGTGTTGCCGGTGGCACCTACAAGGCGACCAAGGGTCTGTTCGAAAAATACGGGCCGGAGCGTGTCATTGATACGCCGATTTCCGAGAACGGTTACACCGGTCTGGGTATCGGTGCCTCGTTCCTTGGTATGCGCCCGATTATCGAAATCATGTCAGTGAACTTTGCCTGGCTGGCGATGGATCAGCTGTTCAATTCGGCTGCCAAGGTGCGTTATATGTCCGGTGGCCAGTTGACAGCGCCGATCGTCATGCGCTCTGCCGGTGGTACCGCGCATCAGCTTGGAGCACAGCATTCGGCGCGTATGGAAAAGGTGTTCATGGGTATTGCCGGGCTGCGTGTGGTGACACCGAGTACACCGAAGCAGGCTTACGGTTTGCTGAAGTCGGCCATACGCTGCAATGACCCGGTGTACATCAACGAACACGAACTGATGTACAACATGAAGGGTGAAGTACCCGACGAGGAATTTTTCCTGCCGCTGGAAGGTTCAGACGTGGCGCGCGAAGGGCGCGATGTGACCCTGTTCGGTTACAACATTTCCGTGCACTGGTGTTTGCAGGCGGCGGAAACCTTGTCAAAGCAGTTTGGTATCGAGGCAGAAGTGATCGATCTGTATGCGCTGTCGCCGCTGGATCGTGCCGGTATTGCCGCATCCGTGCGCAAGACACATCGCGCAATTGTTGTTGAAGAGGCCGAAGCCCCGGTAGGTGTCGGTGCCGAAGTGATGGCAATCATCAACGAAGAATGTTTCTTTGAGCTCGATGCTGCACCGCAGCGCGTGTCGGCTGTCAACGTGCCGATTCCCTATAACCACACGCTGGAGAAAGCGGCCATCCCCAACCCCGGTGATGTGGTTGCGGCGGCCAGGAAAATGTTAGGGCGCTGA
- the pdhA gene encoding pyruvate dehydrogenase (acetyl-transferring) E1 component subunit alpha, with protein sequence MNVADKKRLLREMLFARRFEERCYEAYVERKIGGFLHLYSGEEACAHGVLEAARPGDDYVITGYRDHIHAIKCGADPKKVMAELYGKETGSSKGRGGSMHIFDAEHHFMGGYALVGGPFPLAAGMAKAIKMKGTDQISICFLGDAANNQGTFHESLNMAKVWNLPVLYVCENNLYGIGTRIDRSTAVIDQYKRVSGYDIPSAQADGQDIEEVFKSAKKAVDHVRSGKGPYFLELMTYRYRGHSMSDSNAYRSRDEERMWSKRDPIIMLRDRLIEAGEISRDDYKAMDTEILDQIEDEIIAFAEASPEPRVEELEKYCLAENDPWVLGGGR encoded by the coding sequence ATGAACGTTGCCGACAAGAAACGGCTGCTGCGCGAAATGTTGTTTGCGCGGCGCTTTGAGGAGCGCTGCTACGAAGCGTACGTCGAACGAAAAATTGGCGGTTTTCTGCACCTGTATTCAGGTGAGGAAGCCTGCGCCCACGGGGTACTGGAAGCGGCACGGCCGGGTGATGACTATGTGATCACCGGCTACCGGGACCATATCCACGCCATCAAGTGTGGCGCTGACCCGAAAAAAGTCATGGCCGAGCTGTATGGCAAGGAAACCGGTTCGTCCAAGGGTCGCGGCGGTTCCATGCATATTTTCGACGCCGAGCATCACTTCATGGGGGGCTACGCGCTGGTTGGCGGGCCGTTCCCGCTGGCGGCCGGTATGGCCAAGGCCATCAAAATGAAAGGGACCGACCAGATCTCGATCTGTTTCCTCGGTGATGCCGCCAACAACCAGGGCACCTTTCACGAATCACTGAACATGGCCAAGGTGTGGAACCTGCCCGTACTGTACGTATGTGAGAACAACCTGTACGGCATTGGCACCCGCATTGATCGATCCACGGCGGTTATTGACCAGTACAAGCGTGTATCCGGCTACGATATTCCATCCGCCCAGGCTGACGGCCAGGATATCGAAGAAGTCTTCAAGTCGGCGAAAAAAGCTGTCGACCATGTGCGTTCCGGCAAGGGACCTTACTTCCTGGAGCTGATGACTTACCGTTATCGAGGGCATTCCATGTCTGATTCCAATGCCTATCGTTCCAGGGACGAAGAGCGCATGTGGTCGAAACGTGACCCGATAATCATGCTGCGCGACCGTCTGATCGAGGCCGGTGAAATTTCCAGGGATGATTACAAGGCAATGGATACAGAAATTCTCGACCAGATCGAGGATGAAATTATTGCCTTTGCCGAAGCGTCGCCCGAACCACGCGTCGAGGAACTGGAGAAGTATTGCCTGGCGGAGAATGACCCCTGGGTGCTGGGAGGTGGCCGCTGA
- a CDS encoding FAD-dependent oxidoreductase, which translates to MAEPYVIKMPQLSDTMTEGVVVSWEKNVGDKVERGDIVATVETDKAIMDVEVFRDGYLSGPLAPVDSTVPVGEPMGYLVSSADEVNSGDAPAPAVTAQEPATAAGTVAEEPAKAPVAEVEQASAEAVAPEGATHTIIMPQLSDTMTEGILVSWEKDIGDKVKRGDIVAQVETDKAIMDVEVFRDGYLSGPRVPVDATVPVGAPLAYLVDSADKVVNEDAVPATLPKSDSVKVSAEADQSAASTPQAAVPASPAVITAGGTPAPRPHGRGATPYARAVAGARGIDLSGLGGTGPGGAIVAADVHAAQPTAASATVGFPQVDVPGNGRPMNKLEKAISDAMTSSLSMPTFHVTAHIKLGALIKASKAQGASVTVTIARACAMAMQQYPKMNWCYQPQDKLIERSNVDIGMAVSADGGGLVVPVLRNCESRDLADLGEDWKDLVGRARKRRLKPEEYTGSTFQISNMGMFGVSHFDAIATPGIAAILAISANTEQGSPFTITADHRVVNGAEVALYLNALKELIEQPDSWMGPSGPAIPEGNWDYDVVVVGGGPGGEDCARDLVAHGLKVAMINDSPLPGGECLWRGCIPSKAWRAAADRIRDRLHDSHLGITPGKPKLDWKALETTRRKVLETRGDMALKTDKGVKIKYIQGFGRFVDDHTVFVDTSGNQADPHTRAENASKPSGETMTFGCAVIATGAPPFVPPIPGAVEGLVEGGGVLTSDTVWQLEQQPKKLVVIGGGAIGLEMAQIFQDFGTHVTLLEAKDRILAEVEPEIAKHLTGVLNDDPRLTVHTSVQIDKISGKAGAVTVKYKDSDGKAHTTKVDYIIMGTGKRPVLDGLDLDKAGVASEHSIIKADARCRTNVPHIFAIGDVIGGLMLAHTAAQQGRVAAATILGEDMKYDQDKDCGVIFTRPEAAFVGLSVDQAKAKGIDAVEAKVPMSIDAKAMINNELHGMIKIVADKKTQRVIGVHLLADHADTLIGEAVMMVSADLTLEQVGHAIHPHPTQTELFGELARRLGSRLRRSAKMKSRSKD; encoded by the coding sequence ATGGCTGAACCCTATGTGATCAAAATGCCCCAGCTTTCCGACACCATGACCGAAGGTGTGGTGGTCAGCTGGGAGAAGAACGTTGGCGACAAGGTGGAACGCGGCGACATCGTTGCCACGGTGGAAACCGACAAGGCCATTATGGATGTGGAAGTATTCCGTGATGGCTACCTGTCCGGACCGCTGGCCCCGGTCGATTCGACCGTGCCGGTCGGGGAGCCGATGGGTTACCTGGTCTCCAGTGCCGATGAAGTGAACAGCGGCGACGCACCTGCACCCGCAGTTACAGCGCAGGAGCCGGCGACAGCGGCTGGAACTGTCGCGGAGGAGCCGGCTAAAGCCCCGGTGGCTGAAGTCGAACAGGCCAGTGCCGAAGCGGTCGCCCCGGAAGGCGCCACGCACACCATAATCATGCCCCAGCTTTCCGACACCATGACCGAGGGCATACTGGTCAGTTGGGAAAAAGATATCGGTGACAAGGTCAAGCGTGGCGACATCGTTGCCCAGGTCGAAACCGACAAGGCGATCATGGATGTGGAAGTATTCCGTGACGGTTACCTGTCCGGACCTCGCGTACCGGTGGATGCCACAGTCCCTGTCGGTGCACCGCTGGCGTACCTCGTCGATAGTGCAGACAAGGTAGTGAATGAAGATGCTGTACCGGCCACGCTGCCAAAAAGTGATTCAGTCAAGGTGTCAGCGGAAGCGGATCAGTCTGCGGCCAGCACGCCACAGGCTGCAGTGCCTGCATCACCCGCGGTTATTACAGCCGGTGGCACACCGGCCCCACGGCCCCATGGTCGAGGTGCAACACCCTATGCACGTGCCGTAGCCGGTGCCCGTGGTATTGACCTGTCCGGGCTGGGTGGTACCGGTCCGGGTGGCGCAATTGTCGCTGCAGATGTCCACGCCGCACAGCCGACTGCAGCATCGGCCACCGTCGGCTTCCCGCAGGTCGACGTGCCGGGTAACGGTCGTCCCATGAACAAGCTGGAAAAGGCCATCAGCGATGCGATGACATCTTCGCTGAGCATGCCGACTTTCCACGTAACCGCACACATCAAACTTGGTGCGCTGATCAAGGCGTCCAAGGCACAGGGTGCGTCTGTCACCGTCACGATTGCCAGGGCCTGTGCCATGGCCATGCAGCAGTATCCGAAAATGAACTGGTGCTACCAGCCACAGGACAAGCTGATCGAACGCAGCAATGTCGATATCGGTATGGCGGTATCCGCCGATGGTGGTGGCCTGGTGGTTCCGGTGCTGCGCAATTGCGAAAGCCGTGATCTCGCCGATCTGGGTGAAGACTGGAAGGACCTGGTCGGGCGTGCGCGCAAGCGCCGTCTGAAACCGGAAGAATACACCGGTTCCACCTTCCAGATTTCCAACATGGGCATGTTCGGCGTCAGTCATTTCGATGCGATTGCCACCCCTGGCATCGCCGCTATCCTTGCGATTTCGGCCAACACCGAGCAGGGTAGCCCGTTCACTATTACCGCCGATCACCGCGTGGTTAATGGGGCTGAAGTGGCGTTGTACCTGAATGCCCTGAAAGAACTCATCGAACAACCCGACAGCTGGATGGGCCCGAGCGGCCCCGCCATCCCGGAAGGCAACTGGGATTACGACGTGGTCGTGGTCGGCGGTGGTCCCGGCGGTGAAGATTGCGCGCGTGATCTGGTTGCGCACGGCCTCAAGGTGGCGATGATCAATGATTCTCCCTTGCCGGGTGGCGAGTGCCTGTGGCGCGGTTGCATTCCGTCCAAGGCCTGGCGTGCTGCCGCGGACCGTATTCGCGACCGCCTGCACGACAGCCATCTTGGTATCACCCCGGGTAAACCGAAGCTGGACTGGAAAGCGCTGGAAACCACGCGCCGCAAGGTGCTGGAAACCCGCGGCGACATGGCGCTGAAAACCGACAAGGGTGTGAAGATCAAATACATCCAGGGCTTTGGCCGCTTTGTCGATGATCATACCGTGTTTGTCGATACCTCCGGCAACCAGGCGGATCCGCATACTCGCGCCGAAAATGCCAGCAAGCCGAGTGGCGAAACCATGACCTTTGGCTGTGCTGTCATTGCTACCGGCGCCCCTCCATTCGTGCCGCCGATTCCCGGTGCTGTGGAAGGGCTGGTCGAAGGTGGTGGCGTACTCACTTCCGACACCGTCTGGCAACTGGAACAGCAACCGAAGAAACTGGTTGTCATCGGCGGCGGCGCCATCGGCCTGGAAATGGCGCAGATCTTCCAGGACTTCGGTACCCATGTGACGTTGCTGGAAGCCAAAGACCGCATCCTCGCCGAGGTGGAACCGGAAATTGCCAAACACCTGACCGGTGTGCTCAACGACGATCCCCGTCTGACCGTGCATACCTCGGTACAGATTGACAAGATCAGTGGCAAGGCCGGGGCTGTTACTGTCAAGTACAAGGACAGCGACGGCAAGGCACATACAACCAAGGTCGATTACATCATTATGGGGACCGGCAAGCGCCCGGTACTGGACGGGCTGGACCTGGACAAGGCCGGTGTGGCCAGCGAGCACAGCATCATCAAGGCGGATGCGCGGTGCAGAACCAACGTGCCGCACATCTTCGCCATTGGCGATGTGATAGGTGGGCTGATGCTGGCACACACCGCCGCACAACAGGGTCGCGTGGCGGCCGCCACCATCCTTGGCGAAGACATGAAATACGACCAGGACAAGGATTGCGGTGTGATCTTTACCCGGCCCGAAGCGGCGTTTGTCGGCCTGTCTGTTGACCAGGCAAAAGCAAAAGGTATTGACGCCGTGGAAGCCAAGGTGCCGATGAGCATTGATGCCAAGGCGATGATCAACAATGAGCTGCACGGTATGATCAAGATTGTGGCGGACAAAAAGACGCAACGCGTCATTGGTGTTCACCTGTTGGCGGATCATGCGGACACGCTGATTGGTGAAGCGGTGATGATGGTATCGGCTGACCTGACGCTGGAGCAGGTGGGGCATGCGATTCATCCGCATCCGACGCAGACGGAGTTGTTTGGTGAGCTGGCGCGGCGATTGGGTTCCCGGTTGCGGCGTAGTGCGAAGATGAAGTCCAGGAGCAAGGATTGA
- a CDS encoding argininosuccinate synthase encodes MSKINKVVLAYSGGLDTSIILKWLEDTYGCEVVTFTADIGQGEEVEPARAKAQAMGVKEIYIEDLREDFARDYVFPMFRANAIYEGEYLLGTSIARPLIAKRLVEIANETGADAISHGATGKGNDQVRFELGAYALKPDVKVIAPWREWDLSSRETLMAYAEEHNIPVDFKKGKKSPYSMDANSLHISYEGGILEDPWAEPEDSMWRWTVSPEQAPDKPTYVELSYEKGDIVAIDGKSVTPARVMEQLNKLGGDNGVGRDDIVENRYVGMKSRGCYETPAGTIMLKAHRAIESLTLDREVAHLKDDLMPRYAELVYNGYWWSPEREMLQEMIDSSQATVNGKVRVKLYKGNVTVAGRMSDTDSLFDERIATFEDDEGAYNQKDAEGFIKLNALRLRIAARKKR; translated from the coding sequence ATGTCAAAAATTAACAAAGTCGTTCTCGCCTACTCCGGTGGTCTGGATACCTCCATTATTCTCAAATGGCTGGAAGATACTTATGGCTGTGAAGTCGTGACCTTTACCGCAGACATCGGTCAGGGAGAGGAAGTCGAGCCGGCGCGCGCCAAGGCACAGGCCATGGGTGTGAAGGAAATCTACATCGAAGACCTGCGCGAAGACTTTGCGCGTGACTATGTGTTCCCCATGTTCCGCGCCAACGCCATCTACGAAGGTGAGTACCTTCTTGGAACATCGATTGCCCGCCCGCTGATTGCCAAACGCCTGGTGGAGATTGCCAACGAGACAGGTGCAGATGCAATTTCACACGGTGCCACCGGCAAGGGCAATGACCAGGTGCGGTTTGAGCTGGGCGCCTATGCGCTGAAGCCGGATGTCAAGGTCATTGCGCCGTGGCGTGAGTGGGACCTGAGTTCGCGTGAAACGCTGATGGCCTATGCCGAAGAGCATAATATTCCTGTCGATTTCAAGAAAGGCAAGAAGTCGCCTTATTCGATGGATGCCAATTCGCTGCACATCTCTTACGAAGGCGGCATTCTGGAAGACCCCTGGGCGGAGCCGGAAGACAGTATGTGGCGCTGGACGGTATCGCCGGAACAGGCGCCGGACAAGCCAACCTATGTGGAGTTGAGCTACGAAAAAGGTGACATTGTCGCTATCGATGGCAAGTCGGTGACGCCGGCCCGGGTAATGGAGCAGCTGAACAAGCTCGGTGGTGACAACGGCGTCGGTCGTGATGATATTGTCGAAAACCGTTATGTTGGAATGAAGTCGCGCGGCTGTTACGAGACGCCGGCAGGTACCATCATGCTAAAGGCGCACCGTGCCATTGAATCGTTGACGCTGGATCGCGAGGTAGCGCATCTGAAAGACGATTTGATGCCGCGCTATGCCGAGCTGGTTTATAACGGTTACTGGTGGAGCCCCGAGCGCGAAATGTTGCAGGAGATGATCGACAGTTCGCAGGCAACAGTAAATGGCAAGGTGCGTGTCAAGTTGTACAAGGGCAATGTCACAGTGGCTGGTCGTATGTCAGATACAGACTCTCTGTTTGACGAGCGCATTGCGACCTTTGAGGATGACGAGGGTGCCTATAACCAGAAGGACGCGGAAGGTTTCATTAAACTCAATGCGCTGCGGCTGCGGATTGCGGCGAGGAAGAAGCGGTAA